A part of Drosophila bipectinata strain 14024-0381.07 chromosome 3L, DbipHiC1v2, whole genome shotgun sequence genomic DNA contains:
- the ckd gene encoding uncharacterized protein ckd, whose amino-acid sequence MFTATKMVYSYRFLWLSGVLLGPLLLAAIAVQGQEPASPVFQNHKTKEWTNLDNITFSFDCKRRSVGFYADMEYNCQIFHMCDEEGNRIPHLCANETSFNQEYRICDWDYNFNCTESPKWFYLNELTYATDPPDEDDEDY is encoded by the exons ATGTTCACCGCCACAAAAATGGTTTACAGTTATAGATTTTTATGGCTTTCCGGCGTATTACTAG GTCCCCTTCTATTAGCCGCCATTGCCGTTCAAGGCCAAGAGCCCGCCAGTCCAGTATTTCAAAATCACAAGACGAAGGAATGGACGAATTTAGACAACATAACATTCTCATTTGATTGCAAAAGGCGATCCGTGGGTTTCTATGCCGATATGGAGTACAATTGCCAG ATATTTCACATGTGCGATGAGGAGGGCAACAGAATACCGCATCTGTGCGCCAATGAGACGAGTTTTAACCAGGAGTACAGAATCTGTGATTGGGATTATAATTTCAACTGCACTGAGTCACCA AAATGGTTCTATCTAAACGAACTGACTTATGCCACAGATCCCCCAGACGAAGACGATGAGGATTACTAA
- the LOC108134262 gene encoding uncharacterized protein, which translates to MSQKSSLAFMLLAASLLALASAQYYNQYNPYYTPSPTFSSLNNYYYTTTPYPYYYSTYTTPSPYSNTQIRIWPYVIGQYLYPTYYNTNYYNPYASWSNSNWQNYYANIYGSNWGKK; encoded by the exons ATGTCACAAAAATCCAGCTTAGCTTTTATGCTTTTGGCGGCATCCCTTTTAGCG CTTGCTTCTGCCCAGTATTATAACCAATACAATCCGTACTATACACCAAGTCCCACGTTCTCCAGTTTAAACAACTACTACTACACGACAACGCCATATCCTTACTACTACAGCACCTATACGACACCAAGTCCTTACAGCAATACACAGATTCGCATTTGGCCCTATGTAATTGGCCAATATCTGTATCCCACGTACTACAATACCAACTATTATAATCCCTATGCTTCGTGGAGTAATTCCAACTGGCAGAACTATTATGCCAACATTTATGGTTCCAATTGGGGCAAGAAGTAG
- the LOC108134172 gene encoding uncharacterized protein has protein sequence MFLTKSSSARHSLLVLLLAFCCLSSAFGAKITKKVEKPSQQNDNKVPEAEPAVEADQEEEENDEDDDDDEEADEDEEEEQQPAKGADKEAAASGNNKNPSAVQAATDPTDLSVWGMVRTLWGWLRSDLSESLFGDDDNDDGKPASGSSAVEGRTFGKIRRLQMALIPIIFKFGVLSAMVAFLVAIGMKSLFLLKVLVVMNAIAILGKFITLKSSLFGSYENTAPSFNYPGWNPHAKESWGTTGLSGNGGLGGHPPSKEIHLHIHGNAQTQAQLAGQGYTYESQGGWASRSDPYGGYAPTGQYTENQQPAAGVPGEVAVPNITDPMALLPTKYRARRLIR, from the exons ATG TTTCTCACAAAGAGTTCAAGTGCGCGGCACTCACTGCTGGTACTCCTCTTGGCTTTTTGCTGCCTGAGCTCTGCCTTTGGAGCCAAGATAACCAAAAAGGTCGAGAAACCCTCGCAGCAGAACGACAACAAGGTACCAGAGGCGGAGCCAGCGGTAGAAGCCGACCAGGAGGAGGAAGAAAACGACGAggatgacgacgacgacgaggaagcggatgaggacgaggaggaggagcagcagccggCCAAGGGGGCAGACAAAGAGGCTGCGGCATCGGGTAACAACAAGAACCCCAGTGCCGTTCAGGCCGCCACCGACCCCACGGATCTCAGTGTCTGGGGCATGGTCCGTACTCTATGGGGCTGGCTGCGCAGCGATCTGAGTGAAAGCCTGTTCGGCGATGACGACAACGACGACGGGAAGCCAGCGTCCGGCAGCTCCGCAGTGG AGGGCCGTACTTTTGGAAAAATCCGTCGCCTGCAGATGGCCCTGATTCCCATCATCTTCAAGTTCGGAGTGCTCTCGGCAATGGTTGCCTTTTTGGTGGCTATTGGAATGAAGTCGTTGTTCCTGCTGAAGGTGCTGGTCGTGATGAATGCCATTGCCATTTTGGGCAAGTTCATAACCTTGAAATCGAGCTTGTTTGGAAGCTATGAGAACACAGCTCCATCCTTTAACTATCCGGGCTGGAATCCACATGCCAAGGAGTCGTGGGGCACCACAGGACTGAGTGGTAATGGCGGCTTGGGTGGACATCCCCCTAGCAAGGAAATCCATCTGCACATCCACGGCAATGCCCAGACCCAGGCTCAGTTGGCCGGACAGGGCTACACTTACGAATCGCAGGGAGGTTGGGCCAGTCGCTCGGATCCCTACGGAGGTTATGCGCCCACGGGACAGTACACGGAGAACCAGCAGCCCGCAGCCGGAGTGCCCGGAGAGGTGGCAGTGCCCAACATCACGGATCCCATGGCCTTGTTACCTACAAAGTATCGGGCGAGGCGCCTGATTCGCTAG
- the LOC108134188 gene encoding CTD nuclear envelope phosphatase 1 homolog isoform X2, producing MDDEKLSEVSKRRLEVVGKKTLVLDMDETLMTAVIQRCQRQKLPEFPYDHKLILQRHDASAVYVYKRPHVDYFLDCVSKWYDLVIFTASTSNYAGPILDYLERGKGILRKRLFREDCIDVLGLKAKYVSLASPDLANVFLLDDSNVECRFNAGNAIKISSYVIGKRDQELINILPFLDCLRFTQDVRSVLGLCTRFECLTTNHCKLIKGRRPI from the coding sequence ATGGATGATGAGAAACTGTCTGAGGTGTCCAAACGTCGACTGGAAGTCGTGGGCAAGAAAACCCTGGTCCTCGATATGGATGAAACCCTAATGACTGCGGTGATCCAGAGGTGCCAGCGACAAAAGCTACCCGAATTTCCTTATGACCACAAACTTATATTACAGAGACATGATGCAAGTGCAGTCTACGTTTACAAACGACCGCATGTGGACTACTTCTTGGACTGTGTATCCAAGTGGTACGATTTGGTTATTTTTACAGCCAGCACTAGTAATTACGCTGGACCGATTTTGGACTACCTGGAGAGAGGCAAGGGCATCCTGAGGAAGCGCTTGTTCCGTGAAGACTGTATCGATGTCCTTGGGTTGAAGGCCAAGTATGTGTCACTGGCTTCCCCGGACTTGGCCAATGTTTTCCTGTTGGACGATTCCAATGTTGAGTGCCGTTTCAACGCAGGCAACGCCATAAAGATCTCATCGTATGTGATTGGAAAGCGGGATCAGGAACTGATAAATATCCTGCCCTTTTTGGATTGTCTTCGATTCACACAGGATGTGAGATCAGTGCTTGGGCTTTGCACTCGTTTTGAGTGTCTTACCACCAACCATTGCAAACTGATTAAAGGACGTCGTCCTATTTAA
- the LOC108134212 gene encoding probable protein phosphatase 2C T23F11.1, with product MGQTLSEPVTAKESSYCQNSAFRVGSSCMQGWRINMEDSHTHILSLPDDPGAAFFAVYDGHGGATVAQYAGKHLHKFVLKRPEYNDNDIERALQQGFLDIDYEMLHNESWGDQMAGSTAVVVLVKDNKLYCANAGDSRAIACVNGKLEILSLDHKPNNEAESKRIIEGGGWVEFNRVNGNLALSRALGDFVFKRANKKPEDQIVTAYPDVETRKIMEDWEFIVLACDGIWDVMSNTEVLEFCRTRIGMGMYPEEICEELMNHCLAPDCQMGGLGGDNMTVVLVCLLHGRPYRDLIARCRNSNKESQEQQDASKAKENESEAEADAETDTETETQSNPRQNKEEDKQQLEREKEAQDALLAAAEMQLNYIY from the exons ATGGGTCAGACACTATCCGAGCCGGTGACCGCCAAGGAGTCATCCTACTGTCAGAATTCGGCATTCCGCGTGGGATCCAGCTGTATGCAGGGATGGCGCATCAACATGGAggactcgcacacacacattctATCGCTGCCGGACGATCCGGGGGCAGCCTTCTTTGCGGTGTATGACGGCCATGGAGGCGCCACAGTGGCTCAATATGCCGGAAAGCATTTGCACAAGTTCGTTCTCAAGAGGCCGGAGTACAACGACAACGATATCGAACGGGCACTGCAGCAG GGCTTTTTGGACATTGACTACGAAATGTTACATAATGAGTCATGGGGCGACCAGATGGCCGGTTCTACGGCCGTCGTCGTTCTGGTCAAGGACAATAAGCTGTACTGTGCGAATGCCGGCGATTCTCGAGCTATTGCCTGCGTTAACGGAAAGCTGGAGATCCTCTCCCTGGACCACAAGCCCAACAATGAGGCGGAATCAAAGCGAATCATTGAGGGCGGAGGATGGGTGGAGTTCAATCGCGTGAACGGCAATCTGGCACTTTCCCGGGCACTAGGCGACTTTGTCTTCAAGCGGGCAAACAAAAAGCCGGAAGATCAGATCGTCACAG CCTACCCGGATGTGGAGACACGGAAAATCATGGAGGATTGGGAATTCATCGTGCTGGCCTGCGATGGCATTTGGGATGTGATGAGCAATACGGAAGTGCTCGAGTTCTGTCGCACACGCATCGGAATGGGCATGTATCCGGAGGAGATTTGCGAAGAGCTGATGAACCACTGTCTGGCGCCCGACTGCCAAATGGGCGGCCTCGGTGGCGACAATATGACCGTTGTCTTGGTATGCCTGCTGCACGGTCGTCCGTACAGGGATCTGATAGCCCGCTGCCGGAATAGCAACAAGGAGTCCCAAGAACAGCAAGATGCCTCCAAAGCTAAGGAAAACGAATCCGAAGCAGAAGCTGATGCGGAAACCGATACCGAAACAGAAACACAATCGAATCCCCGCCAGAATAAGGAGGAGGATAAGCAGCAGCTGGAAAGGGAGAAAGAGGCACAGGATGCGCTGCTGGCAGCGGCCGAAATGCAGCTGAACTATATATACTAA
- the LOC108134188 gene encoding CTD nuclear envelope phosphatase 1 homolog isoform X1 encodes MNKITIFFVVASIVGVLYLAYRLIPRIRIWVAHFKKIIRIWVAHFKKIYHGYCVITYMDDEKLSEVSKRRLEVVGKKTLVLDMDETLMTAVIQRCQRQKLPEFPYDHKLILQRHDASAVYVYKRPHVDYFLDCVSKWYDLVIFTASTSNYAGPILDYLERGKGILRKRLFREDCIDVLGLKAKYVSLASPDLANVFLLDDSNVECRFNAGNAIKISSYVIGKRDQELINILPFLDCLRFTQDVRSVLGLCTRFECLTTNHCKLIKGRRPI; translated from the exons ATGAATAAGATAACAAT CTTTTTTGTAGTGGCCTCTATAGTGGGGGTGCTCTACTTGGCTTACCGCCTCATACCCAGAATCCGTATCTGGGTAGCTCACTTCAAGAAAATAATCCGCATCTGGGTAGCGCACTTCAAGAAAATATACCACGGCTATTGTGTGATCACCTACATGGATGATGAGAAACTGTCTGAGGTGTCCAAACGTCGACTGGAAGTCGTGGGCAAGAAAACCCTGGTCCTCGATATGGATGAAACCCTAATGACTGCGGTGATCCAGAGGTGCCAGCGACAAAAGCTACCCGAATTTCCTTATGACCACAAACTTATATTACAGAGACATGATGCAAGTGCAGTCTACGTTTACAAACGACCGCATGTGGACTACTTCTTGGACTGTGTATCCAAGTGGTACGATTTGGTTATTTTTACAGCCAGCACTAGTAATTACGCTGGACCGATTTTGGACTACCTGGAGAGAGGCAAGGGCATCCTGAGGAAGCGCTTGTTCCGTGAAGACTGTATCGATGTCCTTGGGTTGAAGGCCAAGTATGTGTCACTGGCTTCCCCGGACTTGGCCAATGTTTTCCTGTTGGACGATTCCAATGTTGAGTGCCGTTTCAACGCAGGCAACGCCATAAAGATCTCATCGTATGTGATTGGAAAGCGGGATCAGGAACTGATAAATATCCTGCCCTTTTTGGATTGTCTTCGATTCACACAGGATGTGAGATCAGTGCTTGGGCTTTGCACTCGTTTTGAGTGTCTTACCACCAACCATTGCAAACTGATTAAAGGACGTCGTCCTATTTAA